A single genomic interval of Actinomycetota bacterium harbors:
- a CDS encoding aldo/keto reductase codes for MTDRIRLGRTDLEVPRLGLGAMTWGSPSGRSRWGPAKLAYGGPPGPEEERRAFEASLTAGVDLFDTAAMYSGGASERRVGELAEGQSVVIATKFPPGWRSTAEVLPEALDQSLVRLRRSPIDLYQHHFPSRRISIPSLMGLMADAVEAGKVRAVGVSNYSAAQLRVAHAALAERGIPLASNQVEYSLLHRAPEVNGVLDACRELGITLIAYQPMAQGVLTGKYRPGDRPKGIRRFGRYFRGDGLKKAQPVVALLGEIGERHAKTPAQVALRWLIEREGVVPIPGAKNGRQAASNAEALSFSLAGDEIQALDQATTAWRR; via the coding sequence ATGACCGACCGGATCCGTCTCGGCCGTACTGATCTCGAGGTGCCAAGACTGGGCCTGGGGGCGATGACCTGGGGCAGCCCCTCGGGTCGGAGCAGGTGGGGACCGGCCAAGCTGGCCTATGGAGGCCCCCCAGGGCCGGAGGAAGAACGGCGGGCCTTCGAGGCCAGCTTGACGGCGGGCGTGGACCTGTTCGACACGGCCGCGATGTACAGCGGCGGCGCTTCGGAGCGGCGCGTGGGCGAGCTTGCCGAGGGCCAGAGCGTGGTGATCGCCACCAAGTTCCCGCCCGGATGGCGATCAACGGCAGAGGTACTTCCGGAGGCGCTGGACCAGAGCCTTGTTCGGCTCCGGCGAAGCCCCATCGACCTCTATCAGCACCACTTTCCTTCTCGTCGCATCTCGATCCCCTCCCTCATGGGGTTGATGGCCGACGCGGTCGAAGCGGGGAAGGTCAGGGCAGTTGGGGTGAGCAACTATTCCGCAGCACAACTCCGCGTCGCCCATGCGGCGCTGGCCGAGCGGGGAATCCCCCTTGCCTCCAACCAGGTGGAGTACTCCCTGTTGCATCGAGCGCCCGAGGTGAACGGGGTGCTGGATGCCTGCCGGGAGCTGGGGATCACGCTGATCGCATACCAGCCAATGGCGCAGGGAGTCCTCACCGGCAAGTATCGGCCGGGCGATCGGCCCAAGGGGATTCGGCGCTTCGGCCGCTACTTCCGGGGCGATGGTCTCAAGAAGGCGCAGCCGGTCGTGGCCCTGCTGGGTGAGATCGGTGAACGCCATGCCAAGACCCCAGCCCAGGTGGCCCTTCGGTGGCTCATCGAACGGGAGGGTGTTGTACCGATCCCCGGTGCGAAGAACGGGAGACAGGCAGCCAGCAATGCCGAAGCGCTCTCCTTCTCGCTGGCTGGGGACGAGATCCAGGCGCTCGATCAAGCGACGACGGCCTGGCGCAGGTGA